The Streptococcus toyakuensis genome has a window encoding:
- a CDS encoding GlsB/YeaQ/YmgE family stress response membrane protein, translating to MLWSIIAGGLIGLVAGRITKKGSSMGIVANVFAGLVGSSVGQSLLGSWGPSIAGMALIPSIAGAAIVVTVVSFFTGKK from the coding sequence ATGTTGTGGTCAATTATTGCTGGAGGTCTTATTGGACTTGTAGCAGGTAGAATCACTAAAAAAGGTAGTTCTATGGGAATCGTCGCAAATGTATTCGCTGGTTTAGTCGGGTCATCTGTAGGACAATCCCTTTTAGGTAGTTGGGGCCCATCCATCGCTGGAATGGCTTTGATCCCATCTATTGCAGGAGCAGCAATTGTTGTTACTGTAGTATCATTCTTTACAGGTAAAAAATAA
- the amaP gene encoding alkaline shock response membrane anchor protein AmaP, translating into MSKTKKIFLIIFCILILTIFLPVLIDYHQVSDLGIQLFSWRQNHFVEFYLSRYIFWGIVALSTLVLLSMLVVLFYPKRYLEIQLETKNDTLKLKNSAIEGFVRSLVSDHGLIKNPTVHVNLRKNKCFVHVEGKILPSDNIADRCQLIQYEIANGLKQFFGIERQVKLDVLVKDYQPQPKAQKKKTASRVK; encoded by the coding sequence ATGTCAAAAACAAAGAAAATATTTTTAATTATTTTCTGTATTTTAATCTTGACAATTTTCCTTCCTGTTTTGATAGATTATCATCAAGTTAGTGATCTAGGCATTCAGCTATTTAGCTGGAGACAGAATCATTTCGTTGAATTCTATCTCTCTAGATATATATTCTGGGGAATAGTGGCTCTATCAACTTTAGTTTTGTTATCGATGTTAGTTGTGTTGTTTTATCCTAAACGTTATTTGGAAATTCAACTTGAAACTAAAAACGATACATTAAAATTAAAGAATTCGGCAATTGAAGGTTTTGTTAGAAGTTTGGTGAGTGATCATGGATTGATCAAGAACCCAACTGTTCATGTAAATTTACGAAAAAATAAATGTTTCGTTCATGTAGAAGGTAAAATTCTTCCTTCGGACAACATCGCTGACAGATGCCAACTAATTCAATATGAAATAGCTAATGGATTAAAGCAATTCTTTGGTATTGAGCGTCAGGTGAAATTGGACGTCTTGGTAAAAGACTATCAGCCACAGCCTAAAGCTCAAAAGAAAAAAACTGCTAGTCGTGTGAAGTAA
- a CDS encoding DUF2273 domain-containing protein, translated as MEWLKQYRYPIIAGLIGVFLACLIVSFGFFKTIFVLILGALGVAAGLYIEKTI; from the coding sequence ATGGAATGGCTTAAACAATATCGATATCCAATTATCGCTGGTCTCATAGGCGTATTTCTCGCTTGTTTGATTGTCTCCTTTGGCTTCTTCAAAACAATATTTGTATTGATTTTAGGAGCACTGGGAGTGGCAGCTGGATTATATATCGAAAAAACTATATAG